In the Mya arenaria isolate MELC-2E11 chromosome 11, ASM2691426v1 genome, one interval contains:
- the LOC128208566 gene encoding coadhesin-like yields MRYDVTRLSVFDRETRRFLLDNNGSTAIPNVCKDAQPNCDLLNQTLNVCSDVHNGELLCKQYCGLCDVVNGGWSVWGSWGQCDVSCGNGTRMRSRQCDNPAPKNGGDYCLGKSTEQLMCLVNPCPVHGGWGQWSVWGSCSVTCGVGLRRRDRNCDSPYPSKDGNHCFGDGLNYDICTGPSCSVHGGWGGWSAWGSCSATCGVGLRKRDRNCDSPYPAKDGGSLLMYVNPYDDPTTDYGEYILSSSTTLKLKQSDTVRIGGGSAANHLLYSTASFTGFLLKADAD; encoded by the exons ATGAGATATGACGTGACCCGTTTAAGCGTGTTCGATCGGGAAACCAGGA gattcCTGCTAGATAACAATGGATCGACTGCCATCCCAA ATGTTTGTAAGGACGCTCAACCGAACTGCGATCTtcttaatcaaactttaaatgtgtGCAGTGACGTTCACAATGGGGAACTATTATGTAAACAGTATTGTGGATTATGTGACGTCG TTAATGGTGGATGGTCAGTCTGGGGTTCTTGGGGTCAGTGTGACGTGTCGTGTGGTAACGGAACGCGTATGCGCAGTAGACAGTGTGATAATCCAGCCCCAAAAAATGGCGGAGATTATTGTCTAGGGAAGAGCACCGAACAACTTATGTGCTTAGTCAACCCATGTCCAG tgcATGGTGGTTGGGGCCAATGGAGTGTGTGGGGTTCGTGTAGTGTCACATGTGGTGTTGGTCTGAGGAGAAGGGACAGAAACTGCGATAGCCCGTACCCTTCCAAGGACGGTAACCACTGCTTTGGGGACGGACTCAACTATGATATCTGCACTGGACCATCCTGTTCAG TACATGGTGGTTGGGGCGGATGGAGTGCATGGGGGTCATGCAGCGCCACTTGCGGTGTTGGCCTGAGGAAGAGGGATCGCAACTGCGACAGCCCATACCCCGCAAAAGACG GTGGTTCGTTACTCATGTACGTGAATCCCTATGATGACCCGACAACTGATTATGGAGAATACATTTTGTCGTCATCAACCACTCTAAAACTTAAACAATCTGACACAGTTCGAATCGGTGGGGGATCAGCAGCAAACCATCTCCTTTATTCTACAGCATCATTCACTGGATTTCTTCTAAAAGCTGATGCTGACTAA